One genomic window of Candidatus Pseudobacter hemicellulosilyticus includes the following:
- a CDS encoding SusC/RagA family TonB-linked outer membrane protein: MQKTAICGLLDHAMPSPFQVVSADQPTEADLPANTARSASSGHCPSVGSFRLPAQMLKIMRLTFFFLFAASLAVSAHAASQTVSLSGKNLRLEKVFAAIEKQTGFLVFASENLLNAAKPVSLSAEDMPLLDFLALVFREQPLSFRVEGKTVFLSEKRSSLFPVVASERPAETLEQPPAKIRVADPDGQPLAGATVTNRNTKKTGETNAEGLYSLDVSIGDVLEITFIGFEKQSIIIKDLSSTVHVSLSKAVSDLREVVINKGYYTTTQRLNTGSVSRVTSEQIKRQPISNPMTALQGMAPGVLVTQSNGLSGSAVNIMIRGQNSLRQGSSPLYIVDGVAFGNENSGSTATIGSPTAQNAFNLINPADIESIEVLKDADATAIYGSRGANGVILITTKHAAASDRGRFSFTADRGFSELPRKMDLLSTKEYLRMRREAFENAQLAPTKTNAPDLMFWDTTRYTDWQRELLGNPAQYTDLQAQYSGGNARTQFLLSTGYHHDESTIPLPDDGNKRLSALLNVTHKFNRNKGNINAGVNYVISRNQSPSNAGTFSSMLLPPDAPPLYNEDGSLNWADATWFNPLAGAYQLYSYKKENFNGHINVMYYLFDRLYVKVNVGLSKVYSDDTYAYPRAARNPISTNTSSAIFGNSTNQNWIAEPQIGYDKRFGSSKIEVLLGASWQGNAYKQMTVSAFDYTSDELLGDVGSAGRIYASHNQYEYAYSAAFGRFNYNWQDKHILNATVRRDVSSRFSAGSRGATFGSVGYAWIFSEESWLKDNAVLSFGKLKMSYGTSGNDQIGNYQYLDTYGAGTLAGYEGIPPLVPTALFNPSYHWELTRKLDVSIDLGLLKDRLSFSVNYFRNRSSNQLLSERLPSQTGFTSITNNQQAKLQNSGWEFQLNSTNIRTKDLRWSTSLNLTLPRNKLIAYPGLQKSSFSRTYIEGESYTQPWFGYHFLGVNPNTGLYDFLDVNGDGLLSSTYDYVQYKRQAQPFYGGLNNRIEYKGISLDFLWYYNRQTINRSMLTYVPGSMYNQLRTVYENAWRKPGDVTNIPRLTAASSGDAITRFYMMSSSDGATMDGSYLRLRNASLAYNVRKEWLRFIGAESCRIYCNAQNLLTISKFKTGDPETQSVDIAPPLRTYVVGISLSL; this comes from the coding sequence ATGCAAAAAACTGCAATTTGTGGCCTGTTGGACCATGCCATGCCTTCCCCTTTCCAGGTTGTGTCCGCTGACCAGCCTACTGAAGCGGACCTTCCGGCTAACACTGCCCGGTCCGCTTCTTCCGGACACTGTCCATCGGTTGGCTCCTTCAGGCTTCCAGCTCAAATGCTGAAAATTATGAGACTAACCTTCTTTTTCCTTTTCGCCGCTTCACTCGCCGTGTCAGCTCACGCTGCTTCTCAAACAGTTTCCCTCTCAGGTAAAAATCTTCGGCTGGAAAAGGTTTTTGCCGCTATTGAAAAGCAAACTGGGTTCCTGGTATTTGCCAGTGAGAACCTGCTGAATGCTGCCAAACCAGTCTCTCTTTCCGCTGAGGATATGCCGCTTTTGGATTTCCTGGCGCTGGTTTTCAGGGAGCAGCCACTTTCTTTTCGTGTTGAGGGCAAGACTGTTTTTCTTTCTGAGAAACGTTCTTCCCTCTTCCCGGTTGTAGCTTCGGAGCGGCCTGCTGAAACATTGGAGCAGCCTCCCGCTAAGATCCGCGTTGCAGACCCGGATGGACAGCCGCTTGCCGGTGCTACTGTCACCAACAGGAATACTAAAAAAACCGGCGAAACGAATGCCGAAGGTTTATATAGCTTAGATGTCAGTATAGGGGACGTCCTGGAAATCACCTTCATTGGTTTCGAAAAGCAATCCATTATCATAAAGGATCTTTCATCAACGGTACATGTTTCTCTTTCCAAAGCTGTCAGCGATCTGAGGGAGGTTGTTATTAACAAAGGATATTACACAACTACCCAGCGACTCAATACAGGATCGGTTTCACGGGTTACCAGCGAACAGATAAAACGACAGCCAATTTCCAATCCCATGACAGCCCTTCAGGGGATGGCCCCCGGGGTGTTGGTCACGCAAAGTAATGGCCTTTCCGGCAGCGCTGTTAATATCATGATCCGCGGCCAGAACTCTTTACGACAGGGATCAAGTCCACTCTACATTGTAGATGGCGTGGCATTTGGCAACGAAAATTCTGGCAGCACTGCTACCATCGGCTCACCAACAGCACAGAACGCGTTTAACCTGATAAATCCAGCTGATATTGAAAGTATTGAAGTACTTAAGGATGCGGATGCCACAGCGATTTATGGTTCCCGCGGCGCAAATGGAGTGATCCTGATCACCACCAAACACGCAGCTGCATCGGACCGGGGGCGCTTTTCCTTTACCGCAGATCGCGGGTTTTCTGAGCTCCCGCGCAAAATGGATTTGCTTTCTACCAAAGAATATTTGCGGATGCGACGCGAGGCTTTCGAGAACGCACAACTGGCGCCAACGAAAACCAATGCGCCGGATCTGATGTTTTGGGATACAACGCGATATACAGACTGGCAACGCGAACTGCTCGGCAATCCGGCTCAATACACTGATTTGCAGGCGCAGTACTCGGGTGGGAATGCCCGCACACAATTCCTTTTGTCTACTGGCTATCATCATGATGAGAGCACTATACCATTGCCGGATGATGGTAACAAAAGGCTAAGCGCCCTGTTGAATGTGACACATAAGTTCAACCGGAACAAGGGAAATATTAATGCAGGCGTAAATTATGTTATTTCGCGCAACCAATCCCCAAGCAATGCCGGAACATTCAGCTCAATGTTATTGCCGCCCGATGCGCCCCCTTTATACAATGAAGACGGAAGCCTGAACTGGGCCGATGCAACATGGTTTAACCCGCTGGCTGGCGCGTACCAGCTGTATTCCTACAAGAAGGAAAACTTTAATGGCCACATAAATGTCATGTATTACCTGTTTGACCGGCTGTATGTTAAAGTCAATGTGGGCTTATCAAAAGTATATTCAGACGATACCTATGCCTATCCCAGGGCGGCAAGAAATCCCATCAGCACAAATACCTCCTCCGCTATTTTCGGTAATTCAACCAATCAAAACTGGATTGCCGAACCGCAGATCGGGTATGATAAGCGTTTTGGTTCATCAAAAATTGAAGTCCTGCTGGGAGCCAGCTGGCAAGGTAATGCCTACAAGCAGATGACCGTTAGCGCATTTGATTATACCAGCGACGAGCTGCTCGGCGATGTGGGCTCGGCGGGTCGCATCTATGCCTCTCACAATCAGTATGAGTATGCTTATTCGGCAGCATTCGGCAGGTTTAATTATAACTGGCAGGATAAACACATTCTTAATGCTACGGTGCGCCGGGATGTTTCTTCCCGCTTCAGCGCCGGAAGTCGCGGCGCCACCTTTGGCTCAGTAGGATATGCCTGGATCTTCAGCGAAGAAAGCTGGTTAAAAGATAATGCTGTACTGAGCTTCGGGAAACTGAAGATGAGTTACGGCACCAGCGGTAACGACCAGATCGGGAATTACCAATACCTGGATACTTATGGAGCCGGCACCCTTGCCGGGTATGAGGGGATTCCGCCATTGGTTCCAACAGCGCTGTTTAACCCCTCCTATCATTGGGAACTGACCAGGAAATTGGATGTAAGCATAGACCTGGGCCTGCTGAAGGACCGGCTTAGCTTTTCAGTCAACTACTTTCGAAACCGGTCTTCTAACCAGTTGTTATCGGAAAGACTACCATCACAGACCGGTTTCACCTCCATCACCAATAACCAGCAAGCCAAATTGCAGAATTCGGGATGGGAGTTTCAGTTAAATTCAACCAATATCCGGACTAAGGATCTGAGATGGTCAACTTCATTAAATCTCACGCTTCCACGGAATAAACTCATTGCTTACCCTGGACTGCAAAAAAGTTCCTTCAGCAGAACATACATTGAAGGCGAAAGTTATACACAGCCCTGGTTCGGATACCATTTCCTGGGCGTAAATCCCAATACCGGCTTATACGATTTCCTGGATGTAAATGGAGACGGGCTTCTTAGCAGCACCTATGATTATGTGCAATATAAACGCCAGGCCCAGCCTTTCTACGGAGGTTTAAATAACCGGATTGAATATAAAGGGATCAGCCTGGATTTTCTATGGTATTATAACAGGCAGACAATTAACAGGTCTATGCTTACTTATGTACCGGGGAGCATGTATAACCAGCTAAGAACGGTTTATGAAAATGCATGGCGCAAACCGGGAGACGTTACAAACATACCACGATTGACCGCTGCTTCCAGCGGAGACGCTATTACCCGCTTTTATATGATGAGTTCCTCGGACGGCGCTACTATGGATGGAAGCTATCTCAGGTTAAGAAACGCTTCTTTAGCCTATAATGTCCGCAAGGAATGGTTGCGATTTATAGGAGCTGAATCATGCCGCATTTATTGCAACGCACAGAATCTGTTAACGATCAGCAAGTTTAAAACGGGTGATCCCGAAACGCAATCAGTGGATATTGCTCCCCCTTTACGAACCTATGTAGTCGGAATTTCTTTATCTCTTTGA
- a CDS encoding sigma-70 family RNA polymerase sigma factor, producing the protein MPEPGKHGLQEEKELLLRTAEGEEEAFARLYQYYYSQLHTYLWRFTGSSADTTEILQATFIRVWLSRDKLPTIEHFRAWVYKVCSREAMSFLRKRLEEKNQLTKLSAGSPTNIPAATPFELLNVSQIQTLITEAIAQMPASRKRIFQMHRLEGLKVGEIATRMGLSVSTVKNTVAAAQKHIRQHLSAAGYELPAALFFLFF; encoded by the coding sequence ATGCCGGAGCCGGGAAAACACGGATTGCAGGAAGAAAAAGAGCTGCTTCTGCGCACAGCTGAAGGAGAAGAAGAAGCCTTTGCACGGTTATACCAATACTATTACAGCCAGCTGCACACCTACCTCTGGCGCTTTACAGGCTCATCTGCAGATACAACGGAAATTTTACAGGCCACTTTTATAAGAGTATGGCTCTCAAGAGATAAGCTCCCCACTATTGAACATTTCAGGGCCTGGGTGTATAAAGTTTGCTCCCGGGAAGCCATGAGTTTCCTGCGCAAGCGCCTGGAAGAAAAAAATCAATTGACAAAACTGTCAGCGGGTAGCCCAACAAATATACCTGCCGCCACACCATTTGAACTGCTGAATGTTTCCCAGATTCAAACACTCATTACAGAAGCCATTGCGCAGATGCCGGCGAGCAGAAAGCGCATCTTTCAAATGCACCGCCTGGAAGGCCTGAAGGTGGGTGAAATAGCCACGCGTATGGGATTATCTGTCAGCACGGTTAAAAACACTGTGGCGGCCGCCCAGAAACACATCCGGCAGCATTTGTCAGCAGCAGGTTACGAGCTGCCTGCGGCACTTTTTTTTCTTTTTTTCTAA
- a CDS encoding ABC transporter ATP-binding protein has protein sequence MQHPIVKIERLSHRYTSSSWAIRDINMEIGQSGIVGLLGSNGAGKSTTMNILCGALNQTEGDVFINGISMREHPARAKQEIGFLPQNPPLHMDLTVDEYLYYCAALRRMKKDSVDAAVKEAKARCGIDHFSSRLIRNLSGGYRQRVGIAQAIVHKPRLVVLDEPTNGLDPNQIIEVRSLIRDIASDRAVIFSSHILSEIQVLCKEIKMIESGRIVFSDTMDAFNNYVEPHSVQIHFEHPPAESELLKVPGVTRVDYLTERQVRVYFTGDQEITERLVLASVQNGWRLREISIDKTALDEIFKQLSSLKN, from the coding sequence ATGCAACACCCAATCGTAAAAATCGAGCGGTTATCTCACCGCTACACCAGTAGCTCCTGGGCCATCCGGGACATCAATATGGAGATCGGTCAGAGCGGCATTGTAGGACTGCTGGGCTCCAACGGCGCCGGCAAGTCCACCACCATGAACATCCTCTGCGGCGCCCTCAACCAGACAGAAGGCGATGTCTTTATCAATGGTATCAGCATGCGGGAACACCCCGCCCGCGCCAAGCAGGAGATCGGCTTTCTGCCGCAGAACCCACCCCTGCATATGGACCTTACGGTGGATGAGTACCTGTATTACTGCGCAGCACTTCGCCGCATGAAGAAAGATAGCGTGGATGCAGCCGTAAAGGAAGCAAAGGCCCGGTGCGGCATTGATCATTTCAGCAGCCGGCTGATCCGCAACCTGTCTGGCGGCTACCGCCAGCGTGTGGGCATTGCGCAAGCCATTGTGCATAAACCCAGGCTGGTGGTGCTGGATGAGCCTACCAATGGCCTGGACCCTAACCAGATCATAGAAGTGCGCAGCCTGATCAGGGATATTGCCAGTGACCGGGCAGTGATCTTCTCCTCCCATATCCTGTCGGAGATACAGGTTCTCTGCAAGGAGATCAAAATGATCGAAAGCGGACGCATTGTATTCTCTGATACCATGGATGCTTTCAACAACTACGTGGAACCTCATAGTGTGCAGATCCATTTCGAGCATCCTCCTGCCGAATCAGAACTGCTGAAGGTGCCAGGGGTGACCCGGGTCGATTACCTGACCGAACGGCAGGTGCGCGTGTATTTCACCGGCGACCAGGAGATCACCGAAAGACTGGTGCTGGCCAGCGTACAGAACGGCTGGCGCCTGCGGGAAATCAGCATCGACAAGACGGCGCTGGATGAAATATTCAAACAATTATCTTCCCTGAAAAACTAG
- a CDS encoding FecR domain-containing protein, with the protein MNEERITYLLNRFEKKQLTEEEADELLHLLNSGQGNEVAAVFRELLFRHAAVSTSLVPMEALSSSLQTIFSLDSKAPIAPAGKNGNNIRRIRSLRRWGWAAASIFLVTATVTFLVVSSDRPGITPGKSIVHAHDVAPGKDGAILTLSDGTEVVLDNLGNGVVASQNGTRVVFQNGQLSYAPAGRAQETIVYNTMRTPKGRQFTLTLPDGTKVWLNAASSLRYPTAFAERERRVEINGEAYFEVSKDTKKPFFVQINDQAEVKVLGTSFNVSAYKDELSISTTLIEGSVRVALNDAAGHSDPPAGQLSRSGKDQNNAIVLKPGQQARIVNLKGRPAGAATTPVNEPSGIKVLNNADMGKVMAWKNGIFDFNGVMLDEAMRQLERWYDIEVAYEKGVPAIRFAGKLSRDVSLAGLLKGLEESKVRFRMEEGRRLVVMP; encoded by the coding sequence ATGAACGAAGAAAGAATTACCTATTTGCTGAATCGGTTTGAAAAGAAACAGCTTACGGAAGAAGAAGCTGATGAATTACTTCATTTGCTGAATAGCGGTCAGGGGAATGAAGTGGCAGCTGTTTTCCGCGAGCTGTTATTCCGGCATGCTGCAGTCTCAACTTCCCTTGTTCCTATGGAAGCACTATCTTCTTCCCTGCAAACTATTTTTTCGCTTGACAGTAAAGCGCCCATAGCGCCTGCCGGCAAAAACGGAAACAACATCCGCCGCATCCGCTCCCTGCGCCGGTGGGGATGGGCAGCGGCATCCATTTTCCTGGTGACCGCGACGGTTACATTCCTGGTAGTATCTTCTGACCGGCCGGGTATTACCCCGGGTAAATCAATCGTCCATGCCCATGATGTGGCTCCCGGTAAGGACGGGGCTATCCTCACGTTGTCAGATGGTACGGAAGTGGTTTTGGACAATCTCGGCAACGGCGTGGTGGCATCACAAAACGGCACCCGGGTTGTTTTCCAAAATGGCCAGCTTTCCTACGCCCCTGCAGGCAGGGCGCAGGAAACCATTGTATATAATACGATGCGCACGCCGAAGGGGCGGCAGTTCACCCTCACGTTGCCCGATGGCACAAAAGTATGGCTGAACGCAGCCAGCTCACTGCGTTATCCTACAGCCTTTGCCGAAAGGGAGCGCCGGGTGGAGATCAACGGTGAGGCCTATTTCGAGGTATCAAAAGACACGAAGAAACCATTTTTTGTACAAATAAACGACCAGGCGGAAGTAAAGGTGCTGGGCACAAGCTTCAATGTGAGCGCATATAAAGACGAGTTGAGTATCAGCACAACATTGATAGAGGGGAGTGTGCGGGTGGCGTTGAATGATGCGGCTGGCCATTCGGATCCGCCGGCGGGTCAGCTTTCACGGTCAGGAAAGGATCAAAACAATGCTATCGTTCTCAAACCCGGCCAGCAGGCCCGGATCGTGAACCTGAAAGGCCGCCCGGCAGGCGCAGCCACGACACCTGTGAACGAACCATCTGGAATAAAAGTCCTTAACAACGCCGACATGGGAAAGGTCATGGCCTGGAAGAACGGTATTTTTGACTTCAATGGGGTGATGCTTGATGAAGCGATGCGGCAGCTGGAACGCTGGTACGATATAGAGGTGGCCTATGAAAAAGGGGTCCCGGCTATCCGGTTTGCAGGGAAACTAAGCAGGGACGTAAGCTTAGCCGGGTTATTAAAAGGGCTGGAAGAATCAAAAGTCCGTTTCCGGATGGAAGAAGGGAGACGATTGGTGGTGATGCCATAA
- a CDS encoding RagB/SusD family nutrient uptake outer membrane protein, whose translation MKINYSFTSLISNRNSLLLASLLMLTSCEKYVEIDAPKHLVTANEVFVSESTLLSALSGMYSRYYSFTVSSNNTFYNSLQADELQYNASTPANAFFENNAIAEDNSTISSIWNNSYSLIYTANSMLEGLENNTVLSGRSIRQARGEALFMRALIYFRLINYWNKVPLVTTTDYTVNRSLPRAGREEVYRQMVKDLDTANALLTPDYPSTGKLRPNQHTVSALLAQVQLFAGNWEEVVRLSTEVIGSPKYSIEEDLNKVFIAASKEALWQIKATGTAINTKVGQQLLGNNPKSTLTSYVREELLNAFEADDDRKNNWITPYSYLGEDFSLPYKYKLSIIAGSTPEEYEVQFRLAELYLYRAEAYARLGQLDNAIDDLNKIRGRAGLPLLEKGILNQTETVEAVWKEARIELMFENGHRWYNLKRTGKAVEVLSAIKTGFSESSLWFPVPMQQLNDNPALGN comes from the coding sequence ATGAAAATCAATTATAGCTTTACATCATTGATCAGCAATCGGAATAGCTTATTGCTTGCTTCCCTGCTAATGCTGACTTCCTGTGAAAAGTATGTAGAGATCGACGCTCCTAAACACCTGGTAACTGCTAATGAAGTTTTTGTCAGTGAATCAACTTTATTATCGGCTTTATCCGGCATGTACTCCCGGTACTATAGTTTCACGGTCAGCAGCAATAATACGTTCTATAACAGCTTACAGGCGGATGAGCTGCAGTATAATGCCAGTACGCCAGCTAACGCATTTTTTGAAAACAACGCCATTGCGGAAGATAATTCCACGATCAGCTCTATCTGGAATAACTCCTATTCCCTCATTTATACCGCCAACTCCATGTTGGAAGGACTGGAAAACAATACGGTACTATCCGGGCGCTCTATCCGACAGGCGCGGGGCGAAGCTTTATTTATGCGGGCGCTGATTTATTTCCGGCTGATCAATTACTGGAACAAGGTTCCGCTGGTGACCACTACCGATTATACCGTGAACCGGTCGCTCCCCAGAGCCGGCCGCGAGGAGGTTTACCGGCAAATGGTTAAAGACCTGGATACGGCAAATGCATTGTTAACGCCCGATTACCCCTCAACTGGCAAGCTGCGTCCCAATCAGCACACTGTCTCTGCGCTACTGGCACAGGTACAATTATTCGCCGGGAACTGGGAAGAGGTGGTCAGGCTTTCTACAGAAGTGATCGGGTCCCCCAAATACAGCATAGAAGAAGATCTGAACAAGGTATTCATTGCTGCCAGCAAGGAAGCACTCTGGCAGATCAAAGCAACAGGAACCGCCATCAATACAAAAGTGGGTCAGCAGCTGCTCGGAAATAATCCGAAAAGTACATTGACAAGCTATGTCAGAGAGGAACTGTTAAATGCATTTGAAGCTGATGATGACCGCAAAAATAATTGGATTACGCCTTACAGCTATCTTGGTGAAGACTTTTCGTTGCCCTACAAATATAAGCTGAGCATTATTGCCGGCAGTACGCCCGAAGAATATGAAGTACAGTTCCGCCTGGCAGAATTGTACCTGTATCGCGCTGAGGCTTATGCCCGGCTCGGCCAGCTGGACAATGCCATTGATGACCTGAATAAGATCCGTGGCCGTGCCGGCTTACCATTACTGGAAAAAGGCATTTTAAATCAAACAGAAACCGTGGAAGCGGTATGGAAAGAAGCGCGGATCGAGCTGATGTTTGAAAACGGCCATCGATGGTACAATCTCAAGCGAACCGGAAAGGCAGTTGAAGTATTGAGCGCCATTAAGACCGGTTTCTCAGAAAGCAGCTTATGGTTTCCGGTTCCCATGCAGCAACTGAACGATAACCCTGCACTGGGTAACTAA
- a CDS encoding transglycosylase domain-containing protein — translation MTRTVKIFWRIFLYGFLAFALLLVLLNLGVFGKMPSLAQLENPSISLATEVYGDDGTPMGKYYKERGNRSFVRYRDISKHVVDALVATEDERFYDHSGVDGRSMARAILKFGRDGGGSTITQQLALNMFNQRRASNPVVRILQKLKENIIAIKLERNFTKQEILALYLNTVSFSDNVYGIRNASRTFFSKEPDRLTVEEAAVLVGMQKATGTYNPRTNYKAAFDRRNTVIDQMVRNNYLTEANASNLKKIPIRLNYKKMDENNGIAPYFLDVLRSDLRTWAREHKKDNGDPYDIYEDGLRIYTTINPRMQIYAEEAVAKHMPVLQRVLSAQRSIKTDAVWKDHQNILDAAMKNSDRWHNLKDEGLSDTEIKKTFNQKVKMKVFAWNPLREKDTVMTPLDSIKYHRAILQTAFMVTDPMSGQVKAWVGGTDFKNFKYDHVNLRTKRQVGSSIKPFLYALAIEEYGFTPETECEATQQYFPGSGYVPAKNSGRTGTRTMASGLAWSINEVAAYIIKQTTPQRFAEFLKQINIPTKVEPYPSISLGSCDLSLFEMMWGYSMFPSGGFSIKPVYITRIEDKNGNVVARFDTERKEVISQVTAYTMARMMQGVTDFGTAAGLRSRLGIAEMGGKTGTTNDNSDAWFMGYTPQLLGGVWIGCDDRFIRLESGLGYGGQAARPIWEYFFQKTLNDKTLGLDKQAKFVQPESMKPEMFYDNYNIIERTPPPGAEGENVGNGGADEYLSRPDTQNIPTESKQAMEEQRVLQEATSTRNQVPSEKKETPKKDNTEDDKKKKDGLFKKIFGGKKKE, via the coding sequence ATGACCCGAACCGTAAAGATCTTCTGGCGTATTTTCCTCTATGGGTTCCTTGCCTTTGCTTTGCTGCTTGTCCTGCTCAACCTCGGGGTATTCGGTAAAATGCCCTCGCTGGCACAGCTGGAAAACCCCAGCATCAGCCTGGCCACCGAAGTATATGGCGATGATGGCACGCCCATGGGCAAATACTACAAGGAAAGAGGCAACAGGAGCTTCGTAAGATACCGGGATATTTCCAAGCACGTGGTAGACGCCCTGGTAGCCACTGAAGATGAACGCTTCTATGATCACTCAGGCGTAGATGGCCGCAGTATGGCCCGGGCCATACTGAAATTTGGCCGGGACGGCGGTGGCAGTACCATCACCCAGCAGCTGGCCCTTAATATGTTCAACCAGCGCCGCGCCTCCAATCCCGTTGTGCGCATCCTCCAGAAACTGAAAGAGAATATCATTGCCATCAAGCTGGAAAGGAACTTCACCAAACAGGAGATCCTGGCCCTCTACCTCAATACCGTTTCTTTCAGCGATAACGTATACGGCATCCGCAATGCTTCCCGCACCTTTTTCTCCAAGGAGCCCGACAGGCTGACCGTGGAAGAAGCTGCTGTACTGGTAGGCATGCAGAAAGCCACCGGCACCTATAACCCCCGCACCAATTATAAAGCAGCCTTTGACCGCCGCAATACAGTAATTGACCAGATGGTGCGCAACAATTACCTCACTGAGGCCAATGCCAGCAACCTGAAGAAGATCCCCATCCGCCTTAATTACAAAAAGATGGATGAGAACAATGGCATAGCCCCTTATTTCCTGGATGTACTGCGCTCCGACCTCCGCACCTGGGCCAGGGAACACAAAAAGGACAATGGCGACCCCTACGATATTTATGAGGACGGCCTCCGCATCTATACCACCATCAATCCCCGCATGCAGATCTATGCAGAAGAGGCAGTAGCCAAACATATGCCGGTGCTGCAACGCGTGCTGTCCGCCCAGCGCAGCATCAAGACCGACGCCGTCTGGAAAGACCACCAGAATATCCTGGACGCGGCCATGAAGAACAGCGACCGCTGGCATAACCTCAAGGATGAAGGATTGAGTGATACAGAGATCAAAAAGACCTTCAACCAGAAAGTAAAGATGAAGGTCTTTGCCTGGAACCCGCTACGGGAAAAGGATACCGTCATGACGCCCCTGGATTCCATCAAATACCACCGGGCCATCCTGCAGACGGCCTTTATGGTCACTGATCCTATGAGCGGCCAGGTTAAAGCCTGGGTAGGCGGTACTGATTTCAAGAACTTCAAATATGATCACGTTAACCTCAGGACCAAGCGGCAGGTTGGTTCGTCCATAAAACCTTTCCTCTACGCCCTGGCCATTGAAGAATATGGCTTCACGCCGGAAACCGAGTGCGAGGCTACCCAGCAATATTTCCCCGGCTCCGGTTATGTTCCGGCCAAGAACAGCGGCCGTACCGGCACCCGGACCATGGCCAGCGGACTGGCCTGGTCCATCAACGAAGTGGCTGCCTATATCATCAAGCAGACCACCCCGCAACGTTTTGCTGAATTCCTGAAGCAGATCAATATTCCCACCAAGGTGGAGCCCTATCCTTCTATCAGTCTCGGGTCCTGCGACCTCTCACTGTTTGAAATGATGTGGGGCTATTCCATGTTCCCTTCCGGTGGTTTCAGCATCAAACCTGTTTACATCACCCGCATTGAGGACAAGAACGGCAATGTAGTGGCCCGCTTTGATACCGAACGCAAGGAAGTGATCAGCCAGGTGACCGCCTATACCATGGCGCGTATGATGCAGGGCGTCACCGACTTTGGCACCGCCGCCGGCCTCCGCTCCCGCTTAGGCATAGCCGAAATGGGCGGAAAGACAGGTACTACCAATGACAACTCCGATGCCTGGTTCATGGGCTATACCCCGCAGCTGCTGGGCGGTGTATGGATTGGTTGTGATGACCGTTTCATCCGCCTGGAAAGCGGCCTCGGTTATGGCGGCCAGGCTGCCCGTCCCATCTGGGAATATTTCTTCCAGAAAACGCTGAATGATAAAACGCTGGGGCTCGACAAACAAGCCAAATTTGTTCAGCCGGAGAGCATGAAACCGGAAATGTTCTACGACAACTACAATATCATTGAACGCACGCCGCCTCCCGGTGCTGAAGGCGAGAACGTGGGCAATGGTGGCGCTGATGAATACCTGAGCCGTCCCGATACGCAGAATATCCCAACCGAATCCAAACAGGCCATGGAAGAGCAGCGGGTACTGCAGGAAGCAACCAGTACCAGGAACCAGGTGCCTTCCGAGAAAAAGGAAACGCCTAAAAAGGACAATACCGAGGACGACAAAAAGAAAAAGGACGGGCTCTTCAAGAAGATCTTTGGCGGAAAGAAGAAAGAATAA